In the genome of Populus trichocarpa isolate Nisqually-1 chromosome 10, P.trichocarpa_v4.1, whole genome shotgun sequence, the window AAGTATTTACATGAAGAGAAAAGGTTCAAGATTGTTCATGGAAACATAAAACCTAGTAATATTTTGCTTGATAACTCTCTTACGGCCAAGTTGGCAGACTTTGGATTGGCAACGCTTTGTGATGAGGAAGATCCATTTATGACCATCAAAGCAAAAGGGTCGCGGTAAGTATTATGATCATTGGTTAACAActactttcattttttaaattaagagcTAACCAATAAATAATCTCTTATTGCAGAGTTTACATGGCACCTGAGTATTCAATGGGAAAAGCAATAACTGTTAAAGCTGATGTTTACAGTTTCGGAATTGTCCTACTCGAAACAGTTAGCGGGAAAGTTAGTGCAGATTACACACCAAACCAAGAAGCTGAGTTTCTTCTGGATAAAGTTAGTTCAGATCTTACAGGATAaacccttttagttttttttttccgtagTTACTATGAAACTCAACATCAAATGACTTGATATATATGTTACATTCAACtcataaaaaagcaaaagctaATATTTAGAGATATACCAAGaagaaatttagaattaaaaaaatattattatttgatatatatgttATATTCATCTCATATGAAGTTTATATAGTATATAACAAGACacataagtaaataaaataaaataaattatagaaaatatagTTGATTGTCTCTTTTAATTggataattgaaataatttcttgattaattaCTTAGAGTAATTtaattccttgattttttttattgattagaaaataattaggaaTATTTACTTGATTATTTCCTTAATACTCAAAGCTAAGCCAATCTTGCTTTGTAATTGCAGGCTGGTGTTTTGCACGATAAGGGAAGAATCCTTGACTTGGTGGACAAGAAATTAGCATCTAGTTACGACAGGAAGCAGGCTCTCACTGTTTTGCTGTTAGCAATGAAGTGTGTTAATCTGTCTCCTACTCTCAGGCCTAAAATGTCCGAAGTCGTCAATGTACTTGAAggtaagaaaagaattgatgaGATTTTCGAAGGTGATATTCCATCAGCAAATATTGGAGGACTGCGCGGTGTGTGTTCCAATGTGTTGGAAATAGAACCAATTTCTTAGATAATTGGTAATGTTAAGTTTGATGATGAAAAACTTCtgcctcttgtttattttgtaattacttGGGTCTAATTATGTGGTGGTGACAAGAGAACATTGATGTGTGCGTGAGAGACTCCATGAGAAAATATGTGTGTTTGCTTTGTCTGCtatgatttatttatgttgtatCGACTGCTGGTAATTTCGTGAATTGAATAAGATTATCATTTGCCATCCTTTATATATAGCCTATATAAAggataattttatgatattatctaCTTTACAAACTCATAGATTTATCTAAGCTTTTTCTAGCTATGTGCATGCTTTGCTACTTCATTTCCTTCCCTTATGGAGAAATTGCTAACCAGAATGACGCAAATTATCCTAATTTGAAAAGCTCATTTAGAGGTGCCCCTTGTGGGTAGGTAGTTTGATGTTGGAGGATTTTTAGGGATAAAAAATTgctttcttagttatttttatttttatttaatttaaaaaattatttttatttttatttaatatatttttttctatttcgttTAGGAATTATTgagtttatgaatttttattttttttaattagtttagagACTAGTATAAACCAAATTTGTTAGCTTGTATTTTAGgagattaccaaaaaaaaatagataataaaattttaaatagagaCTTTTTATGTGTTGACTCCATTTAATAGAATTCTATGTTGtttatatttgttgttattgttgtgcTGTTTCTATCTACATCATAATTATGTTCTGACGATCATTTCATATCTTAGATATCTATTAATATgaagtttgatgttttttcgctgttttttaataattgtttaagACTTTATTttgaatagatttttattttcatttctgttcttttttggggttcgattatattttttaatttttaaataattgagatTTGTATTTTTCGATAAAGTTTCCAACCCTAACAATATAAGCCcaactcaaaataaatactCAAGGGATTCCTTCTTCCCTTTCTGTAAAACTATGTGTGTTTTGCTCTTTATAATTACATGCTGAACATATGAGCAAGAGGAATAGCAAGATCCTATAGCTTCCGCAAACTTTATGGCTACAAGTAGCGGTACATTCCATACTTCCTACAGTATTAATAATATAGAACAATAGAAGAGAGAGTAGTcaacaaatgaaatataattaacaactaTACTTGtacttaaaaaatagatatgatttgttaaaaaaaaatcactaaattgGTATTAATTAACATTGATTGGCATGACCACGATTCTCTTGCAAGGTGATAAATTCTTGgtgttttttctataatataagatatttttagagtttatttgatattatgatactagttgttttttaaaatattttttatttaaaaatacattaaaataatattttttttattttttaaaatttattttttacatcagtacattaaaacgatataaaaatatagaaaattaattcatttaataaaaaataaaataaaaaataaaaatacttttaaaacataaaaaataataataatactcatcTCCTAgtaggtttgattttttttttttcctgaaggcataaacatattataaaaaCCACGTTTCTTACTATTCTTTCACCTTCTCTAACATAAATTTCTATGTGCATTTTCTATGAAGTTTTTAGAAAATCTTTTAAGATATttcaaaaaaagtattttcaaatactttttcaagacattttatttttcaaaatatttttaataatatgtaaTTTCTGTAAAGTTATTAATGAACCTGATTGTGCCACATGTCAAGAGATCAAAGGCTCTAGCAGTTAAAATACTGTTAGACAgttgaaatttattaatattgttagaCAGTCAGGAAAGTTTGTTAGTATTGAAGAAAGAAGCTGATATACGTCTACAGCTTTTGATATAAATACATCTGCAACAATGTGAAAACTAAGTAATGAAAAACAGTGATTACATTCATCTTCTTCCTTCAACTGTTAAACACTTTCTTTGAAAAACAGTGATTACATTCATCTTCATAGGGTATCATAGCATAATTCTTGATCCTCTGCTTCCGTACTTCTTATTTTCTGCCTCTGCTTCTATCTTTATCATCGGCAATTTTCTccaaatttttctctttttttgcattctaaaacaaaaatggtGATCTCTTCTCAACTTCAGATTGTTCAATCTCCTATAAAAtacaactataattttaatattaaatattggatcacatttttatattgaatatggATCCAAAATAATCCcgttataaaatttaaaaggatcGATAAAtctaacataattataaaacttgatatAGAGTCGACTAGGAAAAGATACAGATTATGAGTCGAAAAGATCATCCTGAGTcaattttcaaatgttttttttttttaaaaatacaataaaacaacatctttttttataaaataattctagAAATCAAGGTCGGGTGGTGACCCGATCACTAggtcaacttaaatttttttatcaaatcaactaaattatttatttatttatttatttatttatttaatttaaaccacTTCAGATTCTAGATTAATCATATTTCAGTTCAACCCATAGGGTCAATCCAAGTTTAATTACTATCTATTTAAGTGATGAGCAGTAGTATTGTACTGTCTATTTATGAATAACTCTTAAACTTGGACCAGTTAGATACATAGGTAGATATAAAAGGTatactttacttttttttataacgaaaataaatacaaataaatttggCATACATAAACATTAAACGTCTAAAGAGACCTTTTTGGTATAAATATTGCATCAATGTCGAAGCTAAATGATTGTCTGAGGATACTTTTATGAATaagactaattaaaaataaatttgccaATGATTGTTTCCAAACCTTAAGAACTTTGAATGGAATAAGTCCTTTATATTACAATCTGAACTTACCCCATGATATTCCCTGCACATATAgctgttaatattaaatttttctaaatGGATTAGTTCGATTACTGGATAATTACGTTATGCTACTAgcctaacaaaaaaatatttaatgtataaaaaaatgtttaggcaACGAgtaatattttgataatattattaaatttagataaACGATCTAATTTGAATtcttctaatttgattttttatttaatttaaatttaaaataaaaaaacatgttagaattgatttaatataatatagtgAACTTGATATGTCtaataataacttaaatatcacgtaaaaatatagtttgattttgaaaatctattttaaaatgataatttattttaaaaaattaaaataataatatatataattaacctagattaatttattattatcaatattgttttaaaacctAGACTACCCGATAAATCAACTTAGACCCAGTTAATCTATGACTGGAGCaatttgagttgaaaaaaaaaatcagctgaCCTTGAAAACTTTGGCTGACCTGTTTAACTAACTGTCACACCGttggtgattttatttttttttatttttttattaaactaatatttttaaaactataataaacaGTGCTTTTGTGAGACGGTAATAGTGAATTCCCCTctcttgtaattttcttttataataataataataataatagagaaaATGAATACGTAAGAAAAAAGAGCACTGTACTGTAAGTATTTAGCGGTTAGTGACACGGTAACGACTGGCAATCTGTTTATGCAAAAGCCCAAAAAACCATAACCGTCGAATCAAGCACACATTTTTACCAAGATCCCATAAAAACCCAATAATCCAAAAGCAAAATTGGTGGCTGAAATCAAGTAAACCGTGAACCCTTTTCGTAGATAGAACTTAGAAGGCAAAATcgctttcttgtgtttttgtgGGGTTTATAAAGGGAGGAAAGATAGGAGTCTGCGTGTCAAAACCAGCTgccgcagcagcagcagcccgGGAGGAGGTAGTGGTGAGGAGAGTATCGCCACCGCCACAACCACCGGCGCCGGCAGCGGCAGCGGCAGTAGCGGCAAAGGGACATTCTGGGCTGTTGAGTAATTCGAAATCGGGACATCCAGTGCTGTTGAGTTCGAAATCGGGGCAGTTAGTGGGTGATTCGAAGAGGATGAAGGGGCTTTTCAAGTCAAAGCCGAGGACTCCTGTCGATATAGTTAGACAGACTCGCGATCTTTTAATCTATGCTGATCAGAGTTCAGCTTCTTTATCAGATTCAAAACGAGAAGAGAAGGTTGGCAGTCTCTTTCTAttcatttctatatattttatgtgtgCTTGTGttctttttctgttgttttcttttaattaggtggattttgattgatttgagaTTGTTTGGGGTCTgggttgcttttctttttttgctttggaTGAGAAAGGTTCAATCTTTATGAAAAATTGCGTTTTTTAGGGTGATTCTTGATGTCTGCTTGAGGTTTGGATTAGAGTATGCTATAATATGCTGTGATATTTACATAGATAGGAAGAAATAGTTAATTTGCTGAGTGCTAATGTGATTGCAAAGAGGTTAGTTTGCTGGCCAAGTTTAACTTGAATGTGGTTGGGTGTGTTGTGAGAGGAATCTGATATTACTGGCAGTGGGTTGCGTGTAAAGGTTTTAGCTTTTTAGTAGGTTTAGTAGTCAAGGGAGTAAAAGTGGAAACTTTGATTGTAGGTTTGTGAATTAGTTGTGATCTGTGGTGCTATATGTGTCATTGATTTGTTTCAACTAGTTTGTTCACAATAAAAGAATTAGATTAGTGTTGTTGAATTTTGGTGAGTGTAGATGTAAGATTGCGATGAACATGCATTAGGGTCGCTGTATAATTTCTTGCTTTTGTTGCATGTTTTGATaagttattttcttgatttgggCTACTGGGGCATTTAAGCTTCTGTCAAGCATTTTATTTGTGGAATTCGAATTTGACAATTGTATTTTCTAATACAGATGGCAGAGTTAGCTAAAAATATCAGGGAGTTAAAGTCAATTCTTTATGGCAATAGTGAGTCTGAACCGGTGTCAGAAGCGTGTGCACAATTGACTCAGGAGTTTTTCAGAGAAAACACACTTCGTCTTTTGATCTTCTGTCTATCCCAATTGAACTTAGAGGTAACCACTGACGAGTTTATTGGTTGAGAGCTATGTAGATTGCTATCTTGAATTTGCTATCAGATTTATGAGGGAATACTATTCTTATTCATTGTTCTTTCATAATGGATCGGTTCAGTGACATGCTTTATACTTTATACTTGTCCTGCTGAATCTGTTGGATTAGATTCCTATCTGGAAAGAATTTTCATTTAACTGCCAGTTTCTCTTTTTTGTCATTTAGCATGAAAATGTTTCTTTTTGCAGGCCAGAAAAGATGCCACTCAGGTTGTTGCAAATCTACAAAGGCAACAAGTTAATTCAAGGTTGATTGCATCAGACTACCTGGAGAAAAATACAGATCTTTTGGATACTTTGATAGCAGGGTAAGCCATTATTGCTGGGGAGTGTTGGGGATTGAGAATATAATGATTCCATTCAATAGGTTATCTAATATTTTCAAGATGATTAATgggttaaattttttgtttgctgCATCGTTTCTGACATCTTGTGGGATAACTTTTTGTACCTTAATTAtcacatatatattttgttgactGTCCATTTTTCTGTTTCAAGATGCCATTAGTGATCTGTTTCACAAGTGATGCCTTTCTTTTTCTCGGATGTCTGGAAGGTGTATTCagctgttcttttttttttacatttctatAATGTAAGAGGATGGCTGTTTACAgaatttttaaatggttttgtcATGTGAACTATACTTCTTGGGATCTTCTAATTACGGTATCTTGCTTCTTTAGTTATGAAAACACAGATATGGCTTTGCACTATGGTGTAATGTTGAGGGAGTGCATACGTCACCAGACTGTTGCCAGGTGAGCAAAATCAACTATGTGGTTTAATTTATATCAGACTATCAATATTGTCTCTGGTTAGGAGAGTAATCTTTTCCTTAAAAatcctgaaaaaaatttatgtttagacttttaattatactaaaatatGTGCTCCATTTATCTTTACATAAACATGTTAAAGTGTGATGTGAAGTCAATATCTAGAACAgtcactttcattttttttttgcttcggGATTGCTTTTCTCAACTATCAGcttccataatttatttatttattgttttttttttatggtgtgcTGCCAATGTTTTGTACACTCATTTGTCGGGTTTGACTGCAGATATGTCCTGGAATCACCAAATGTCAAGAAATTCTTTGATTATATACAACTTCCATATTTTGACATTTCTGCAGATGCTGCTGCAACTTTCAAGGTTAAGCATGATTGAAAAAgatattaacaacaaatcattTTCTCATCCCtctttcctctttctctcttatgCAGTTTGATTTTTCCATAAAATGCAATCTTTTTGTGGGTATACATATCATCCACTGTTAAATGTTAATTCCAAATGACTTTCAAAACTCTGCTCGTTGGATTAGAGATTTGGCAAGAATATCTTCTGTACTGTAATGCAACTGTGCTGGACATGCTCGATACTGTACTGCATCTTTGCACAGCTATTATCAAATGGTTAAGTATATTCAGCTTTTGCAACTGCTGACAACCCTTGATTccccaaatttcaatttaaatgctCTGGCAGATTATTATCCaggaaattttatttatctttattgcATGTTTATGAAGTTTTTATGTTTCGGCCTTGTATTTGCTATTAGTTGAAGTGTGAATCTGAgacttttatattgttttgttgCAGGAACTATTGACAAGACATAAATCTACAGCTGCCTCAACAGCAGTCTGCAAGAACTCTGAAAGAGAATCTAaaacatccaaaataaaaaacaacatgcaGAAATCATCAAGATCTCATACTGAAAATGAACCaagaaatcaaaaacaaaaagagaaagaatgcaataaaaaaacttgatggGGTCCTACCATTCTGTGCCATGTTTTAAAATCTGTATGTAGAAAGACGAGAGTGACAGAGGGAAGTAGATTGTGGTGGAGGTGATGGTGATGAAAGGCTCTgtgtcttgagtttttttacgTCTAAAAGGAAGCAGCAGGCAAACCACAAAATGGACCgtttgatttctgtttttttctctctttacatatatatatatgctgaaGAATCTGCCTTTTCACTCAGTCTGTGCACTTCTTGCATCAAATTCCTGGTGAAAAAGAAAGTCCTTTAATGTGCCTTTTGAGTCCTTTTAACCCTTTTTTATGGCTACTCTTCCCCTACGTCATATTGTTACTCTTGAGTTTTCCTATGAAATTACGGAAAATATTAACATCCAAATGATGGGGAAAGAGATTTGCTAAATTTCGATTGATTGAGGGCATCATTGCTGAGCCTAGGAAGAGAGGGAGCAAATTGAAACCTCCCTAATAACTGGGGGTATATTTGTAGTTTTCCTAGAACAAAAATACCTAAAATcttacatttctttttttttaaaaaaaataaaaaaacctagcaTCAAACTCAGTGATTGCTGATGAGAGCATTAAAATCAGATACGGTGAGAATACGAAATGAATATGATGGAAAGTAAATTCGGATGATAAAGGCATCTCCTTTTTATGGCAATAAAAACATAGTTACAGTAACGAATCGAGGATCAACTTAGTTGAAGGTTAATGTTACCAGTTGGATGGAttaatctatattaataaataaaatttgaaataacattattttttaattaaaaaataagtttttccaGCGATTTAACTCGGATTACGAGGTCAGCCTATATACTGAACAGGGTCTTATAAGTAGGATAAAAAGTGATAGCAGCAGAGAACCATCTGGTTTTGGAATGAAGTAGATGCTTGGAATATGCTGGTGCATACATTCATTCACTCGTGACTCACGCATGGAAACCTCAtctttaataataaagaaaacgaCTCCTTTCCTggcaagaagaaaagaattttgGTGTGAATTCTCTATCCTTTGGCCCACGAAACGAAGCTTCCTATCATATCCTCCTCAGTAGGTTCTGCTCAGGAATGTCCTTTGATACTATGTATATGGTCAAATGGTGTCATGGAGGACCCCTAATGGCGGTGGAATTTAGTAACATGCGACTGCTGCCTACTCTCCTCACTTGAGATTTGGTTCTGACTCCTACCGTTGACAAGAGTTATAGCGACTTTACGTCCTCACTCCCTCGAACAAGGACTCGTAACTTGTACATATGAAGTCTCTGTACATATGGAGAGGGAGACCTATATGGCTTCAAGTAGGTTACCATGGGGAATGAACATATGGTGAAGCTGAATAATGACGGCATCCAATAGAGGACATGGTTCACAAAAACATGAACATGCTCTCTAACAGGGTTCATAAAAGCCAAGTATTGGATTGAACTCGATTCATGTCTCTTTATTTCTATCTTCCTTTCAAATACATGTAATTTTACCACAGATCGATGGATACTGATATTGTCATCAGGTTTGGCCTATGAGAGCTACAATTTATGTAAAATGATTACAATAAACAACCAAGCTCATTCATGACTACTCTCTAGGCTCAAGGGCAGCTATTTCTCTCACAACTTGAGCTTTGTCTGCCTCAAATTGTTCATCCTCTGCAAAAGAATACACCAATGAATGTCAATACAGCATCAAAGACATTAAATGTCACTAGAGATGTATTTCTTTTATACCTTTGTCTATCTTGAAATCAGCAAACAAACGAAGAAGCTTGCTCCTATTTGCAACAAGTATGTTGACGATGTCAGgaggtttattttgatttgcagcAAAGAGCTGGAGGAAGGGGGAAAACAATAAGAGAGGTAGAAAATAAGGCACGTTAAGTTaaagaaccaaagaaaaaactcaaattcttTCTTTAAGCTATACCTTGAAAACATGAAATGCTTCTATCTGGATGCTCTTACTTGATTCCTGCAAAGGAGGATTCATCACATAAAAGTTGAAGTCCAATTATGTATGAGATTGATGTTCTAACAATCTATTTAGTGGCCATCACATATGCCATAATGGTACATCAATAGTTTCCTAAAAATATGACAAAGCATGAAAACAAGCAATCTCAAAGGAGTCATACCCTGAGAAGATTCATGAGAATCCTCAAGTTATCCCTTGAGCTCACATATCGTGTCATCACAACTGCATTAGAACGATCCAATAATATATCTCCCAACAGCTGTCACAATTAAAGAAgcctttttaataaatagtacAATTACCAATAGCAATAACAAAGCACATTTTAATGAAAGCATTTTCCTAGGTTCAGATGCCTAGAGAATTGCTTCATTGAATGTTCTAATGATATATGAGCGGGATATCATAAGTTTCCCTACCTTGACAGCTTGTCGTCTTGTAATGTAATTGGTGGATTCTAGCagcttcaaattaaattcaGCAAAAAACTGAAGTCCATACAAAGTTAGACAATGTCAAGCTCTGACCAACATTTAGCAAGCATGGCCACAACAGGAAATAAAGACACATTTAGAATGTTGCAATTCATGTTTTTGTCATAGATATGCAGCTACCAACATGCAgtttaaaaaagcaaagaagaatGCTATAAAAATGAGATAAAGCTGCTCAATTCATCAGAGAGTCAAGTAATAGATTCTACTTTATATGCCCCATCATTGCAGAGCCacaatatttgatattaatgcattcccagaaaaataaatttgcaaaccGTCTTTCTCTAATCTCACCCAAAGGTTTTCCGGCTAACACTTTTGTTGGCCTtcaaattctttgaaaaaactATAGAGGATCAGGTATGCCCCATTATACAGTGTCAGTGCGTGCATAACTGAGGCAATATATGCGCACATATGTATCTATCGGTATATAGGATTTGAATttgggtgttcaaaaaaaccattAGTGCTTAAAACCTTTACATTGCTTTTATAGGATTTTGGTTTAGATTCTACTTTATGTCTCCATCATTGCACAGTCACGATATTGTGTTATTAATGCATCACCAGATAATTAAATCTGCACATCATCTTTCTCTAATCTCAGCCACAAGTTTTCTCACCAAAATACTCGTCTGCCTacaaattctttagaaaacaagAGGATTGGGCATGCCTATCATCCACCTTGTGTGTGTGGGCTGACCTAAGGCATACATAGCAGAAACAAGTATAAACCTGTACAAGTATACATAGCAGAAACAAGTATAAACCTGTACAAGTATGCATCTAAACATAAGTGACAGCAGACCTCACCCAATCATAGTTCTTAGAAAGAAATTCAGCTACTGTAGATTTATGTCTTGTCAATAGTTCCTGcaacaaaacaatataaaagtcTCAGATTCACACTTCAACTAATAGCAAATACAAGGCCGAAACATAAAAACTTCATTAACATGCaataaagacaaataaaatttcCTGGATAATAATCTGCCAGagcatttaaattgaaatttggggAATCAAGGGTTGTCAGCAGTTGCAAAAGCTGAATATACTTAACCATTTGATAATAGCTGTGCAGAGATGCAGTACAGTGTCGAGCATGTCCAACACAGTTGCATTACAGTACAGAAGATATTCTTGCCAAATCTCTAATGCAATGAGCAGAGTTTTGAAAGTCATTTGGAATTAACATTTAACAGTGGATGATATGTATACCCACAAAAAGATTGCATTGTATGGAAAAATCAAACTGcataagagagaaagaggaaagaGGGACGAGAAaatgatttgttgttaatatcTTTTTCAATCATGCTTAACCTTGAAAGTTGCAGCAGCATCTGCAGAAATGTCAAAATATGGAAGTTGTATATAATCAAAGAATTTCTTGACATTTGGTGATTCCAGGACATATCTGCAGTCAAACCCGACAA includes:
- the LOC7453697 gene encoding putative MO25-like protein At5g47540 isoform X1, which produces MKGLFKSKPRTPVDIVRQTRDLLIYADQSSASLSDSKREEKMAELAKNIRELKSILYGNSESEPVSEACAQLTQEFFRENTLRLLIFCLSQLNLEARKDATQVVANLQRQQVNSRLIASDYLEKNTDLLDTLIAGYENTDMALHYGVMLRECIRHQTVARYVLESPNVKKFFDYIQLPYFDISADAAATFKELLTRHKSTVAEFLSKNYDWFFAEFNLKLLESTNYITRRQAVKLLGDILLDRSNAVVMTRYVSSRDNLRILMNLLRESSKSIQIEAFHVFKLFAANQNKPPDIVNILVANRSKLLRLFADFKIDKEDEQFEADKAQVVREIAALEPRE
- the LOC7453697 gene encoding putative MO25-like protein At5g47540 isoform X2, with protein sequence MKGLFKSKPRTPVDIVRQTRDLLIYADQSSASLSDSKREEKMAELAKNIRELKSILYGNSESEPVSEACAQLTQEFFRENTLRLLIFCLSQLNLEARKDATQVVANLQRQQVNSRLIASDYLEKNTDLLDTLIAGYENTDMALHYGVMLRECIRHQTVARYVLESPNVKKFFDYIQLPYFDISADAAATFKELLTRHKSTVAEFLSKNYDWFFAEFNLKLLESTNYITRRQAVKLLGDILLDRSNAVVMTRYVSSRDNLRILMNLLRLFAANQNKPPDIVNILVANRSKLLRLFADFKIDKEDEQFEADKAQVVREIAALEPRE